A stretch of the Rhizomicrobium sp. genome encodes the following:
- a CDS encoding tetratricopeptide repeat protein: MLGACASMDRPAATAPDDNVKGSEFGIYLSARFAASQHNMKDAARYYREALANDPTNPDLLALSFFFATSAGDIDNAAKLAEKVVVTQPDDRAGRLTLAVRALKHRDYAEARKQIGLSAKGPFAAITVSLIDAWAAAGTGDKAAAIADLGALRAQGAADALAMFHLALLADFTGDAKLADASYLATLQSGPTPRVVDAYGRFLERNGRAADAAAFYGKIAGDGAMKPIALAGLARIKAGRKPQGLITRAEDGAAEALFGVAASLNDQASADVSILYLRLALYLRPGLDLGAVLLADRLENLQKYDEAIAAYGTVEKSSPYYRMAAVEIAIDEARLARNDEAIAHLKLLTDSDPTDGEAWIALGDTYRATDKFAEASDAYNHALALRGNAKPNDWPLYFARAVAEQGVKNWSAAEADLKQALLLSPNEPTLLNYLGYTWVDQNRNIPEALAMLEKARALRPTDGYIVDSVGWAYYKLGRYGEAAKALENAVELVPGDPTINDHLGDAYWRVGRKLDAQFQWNHALAFGAADADKATIEKKLKDGLDDGPKPN; encoded by the coding sequence ATGCTGGGGGCGTGCGCGAGCATGGACCGGCCGGCGGCGACGGCCCCGGACGACAATGTCAAAGGCTCGGAGTTCGGCATCTATCTCTCGGCGCGCTTCGCGGCGAGCCAGCACAACATGAAGGACGCCGCGCGCTACTACCGCGAGGCGCTCGCCAACGATCCGACCAACCCCGACCTGCTGGCCCTGTCGTTCTTCTTCGCGACCTCGGCCGGCGATATCGACAATGCGGCGAAGCTGGCGGAGAAGGTCGTCGTCACACAGCCCGACGACCGGGCCGGCCGGCTGACCCTCGCGGTGCGGGCGCTCAAGCATCGTGACTATGCCGAAGCCCGCAAGCAGATCGGCCTTTCGGCGAAGGGCCCGTTCGCGGCCATCACCGTTTCGCTGATCGATGCCTGGGCGGCGGCGGGAACGGGCGACAAGGCGGCGGCGATCGCCGATCTCGGGGCTTTGCGCGCGCAGGGCGCCGCCGATGCGCTGGCCATGTTCCATCTCGCGCTGCTGGCGGATTTCACCGGCGACGCCAAGCTGGCCGACGCCTCCTATCTGGCGACGCTGCAGAGCGGGCCGACGCCGCGCGTGGTCGATGCCTATGGCCGCTTCCTGGAGCGCAACGGCCGCGCCGCGGACGCCGCGGCGTTCTACGGCAAGATCGCGGGCGACGGCGCCATGAAGCCGATCGCGCTGGCGGGGCTGGCGCGCATCAAGGCCGGCCGCAAGCCGCAGGGCCTGATCACCCGCGCCGAGGACGGGGCGGCGGAGGCGCTGTTCGGCGTCGCGGCCTCGCTCAACGACCAGGCGAGCGCGGATGTCTCCATCCTCTATTTGCGGCTGGCGCTCTATCTGCGGCCGGGGCTCGACCTGGGCGCCGTGCTGCTCGCCGACCGGCTCGAGAATCTGCAGAAATACGACGAGGCGATCGCCGCCTATGGCACGGTCGAGAAGTCCTCGCCCTATTATCGCATGGCGGCGGTGGAGATCGCGATCGACGAGGCGCGCCTGGCGCGCAACGACGAGGCCATCGCGCATCTGAAGCTGCTGACGGACAGCGACCCCACCGACGGGGAGGCGTGGATCGCACTGGGCGATACCTATCGCGCCACGGACAAGTTCGCCGAAGCCTCCGACGCCTACAATCATGCGCTGGCCCTGCGCGGGAACGCCAAGCCGAACGACTGGCCGCTCTATTTCGCGCGCGCGGTGGCGGAGCAGGGCGTGAAGAACTGGAGCGCGGCCGAAGCCGATCTCAAGCAGGCGCTGCTGCTGTCGCCGAACGAGCCGACGCTGCTGAACTATCTGGGCTACACCTGGGTCGACCAGAACCGCAACATCCCCGAGGCGCTGGCGATGCTGGAGAAGGCGCGGGCGCTGCGGCCGACCGACGGCTATATCGTCGACAGCGTGGGCTGGGCCTATTACAAGCTCGGACGCTATGGCGAAGCGGCGAAGGCGCTGGAGAACGCCGTCGAGCTGGTGCCGGGCGATCCCACGATCAACGATCATCTGGGCGACGCCTATTGGCGGGTGGGACGCAAGCTGGACGCCCAGTTCCAGTGGAACCACGCATTGGCCTTCGGTGCCGCCGATGCCGACAAAGCGACGATCGAGAAGAAGCTGAAGGACGGTCTGGATGACGGTCCCAAGCCGAATTAG
- a CDS encoding 4-(cytidine 5'-diphospho)-2-C-methyl-D-erythritol kinase, with protein MTVPSRISGFAPAKINLYLHVGDKRADGYHELESLVTFAEVADTLVFEPADTLSLEVTGPFGAALTAEGDNLILRAARALALQERCDRGAKITLTKNLPVASGIGGGSADAAATLRGLVRLWDIEIGAYGLGGIAEALGSDVPVCLESRTSWMEGRGEIVTRSKAIPHARLVLVNPGVAVPTAAVFRGLKTRTGVGMREGRIPWDPDAWSVAEYLRSTTNDLEAPALEIAPVIGDVLAALRAQPGVLLARMSGSGATCFALFDGEASGPLAAEAIAQAHPEWWVQSTRVLV; from the coding sequence ATGACGGTCCCAAGCCGAATTAGCGGCTTCGCGCCGGCCAAGATCAATCTCTACCTGCATGTCGGAGACAAGCGTGCCGACGGCTATCACGAACTCGAAAGCCTGGTCACGTTCGCCGAGGTGGCGGATACATTGGTGTTCGAACCGGCCGATACGCTGTCGCTCGAAGTCACCGGACCGTTCGGTGCCGCGCTGACGGCCGAGGGTGACAATCTCATCCTGCGCGCCGCACGCGCCCTGGCGCTGCAGGAGCGCTGCGATCGCGGCGCAAAGATCACGCTGACCAAGAACCTTCCCGTCGCGTCGGGAATCGGCGGCGGCTCGGCCGATGCGGCGGCGACGCTGCGCGGACTGGTGCGCCTGTGGGACATCGAGATCGGCGCCTATGGCCTCGGCGGCATCGCGGAGGCGCTCGGCTCCGACGTGCCGGTCTGCCTCGAGAGCCGTACCTCCTGGATGGAAGGGCGCGGCGAGATCGTGACGCGGAGCAAAGCCATCCCGCACGCCCGGCTCGTGCTGGTCAATCCGGGGGTCGCGGTGCCGACCGCCGCGGTGTTCCGCGGGCTCAAGACGCGAACCGGCGTCGGCATGCGCGAGGGCCGCATCCCGTGGGACCCCGATGCCTGGTCGGTGGCGGAATATCTGCGGTCCACCACGAACGATCTCGAAGCGCCGGCGCTCGAGATCGCGCCCGTGATCGGCGACGTCCTGGCGGCGCTGCGCGCCCAGCCCGGCGTGTTGCTGGCGCGGATGAGCGGCAGCGGCGCGACCTGCTTCGCATTGTTCGACGGCGAGGCGTCCGGGCCGCTTGCCGCCGAAGCGATCGCGCAGGCGCATCCCGAATGGTGGGTGCAGTCGACTCGCGTGCTCGTGTAG